A region of Helicoverpa zea isolate HzStark_Cry1AcR chromosome 16, ilHelZeax1.1, whole genome shotgun sequence DNA encodes the following proteins:
- the LOC124637608 gene encoding uncharacterized protein LOC124637608 produces the protein MSSEDKKVVIEEHQLSSISITARIPEFWKKSPRTWFIQAEAVLNPQKMSDESKYQVLISKLPPDAVEQVTQILVDPPEKNKYETLKNKLIFIYQESEERQVKKLIGEMELGDQKPSQLLRKMQDLARGRVNNETLIVMWQNHLPNSVRGVLAVTEEKDLEKLASIADKIMETTTPINSVATVKQEPGPSGSQDQIISAINKLSDRLQNLESRSRGRSNNWRRNNFRRNRSRSGSRSRTRKFEDPNWLCFYHYKYRSKATKCVDPCNWKKKHDKDKPAEN, from the coding sequence atgtcGTCTGAAGACAAGAAGGTCGTTATTGAAGAACATCAACTGTCGTCCATCTCCATCACAGCTAGAATTCCGGAATTTTGGAAGAAGTCGCCTAGAACATGGTTTATTCAAGCAGAAGCGGTTCTAAATCCGCAGAAGATGTCCGACGAATCAAAGTACCAggtccttatttcaaaattaccccCAGAcgcagttgagcaagttacacagATCCTTGTGGATCCccctgagaaaaataaatatgagaccttgaagaataagttgatatttatatatcaaGAATCCGAAGAGCGGcaagtaaaaaaactcattgGCGAAATGGAATTAGGCGACCAGAAACCATCACAATTACTAAGAAAAATGCAAGACCTAGCCAGGGGACGAGTAAATAACGAAACACTCATAGTTATGTGGCAGAATCATTTACCAAATTCGGTGCGAGGAGTTTTAGCTGTAACGGAAGAAAAAGATCTAGAGAAATTAGCATCAATAGcggataaaataatggaaacaacGACTCCCATAAATAGTGTTGCGACTGTCAAACAGGAACCAGGCCCATCGGGTTCTCAGGACCAAATTATTTcggcaataaacaaattgagtgaTAGATTACAAAATTTAGAGTCAAGATCACGAGGCCGTTCAAATAACTGGCGAAGGAATAACTTTAGACGCAACAGATCCAGGTCAGGGTCAAGAAGTCGCACAAGGAAATTCGAAGATCCAAATTGGCTATGTTTTTACCATTATAAGTATCGCAGCAAGGCAACTAAATGCGTGGATCCATGTAACTGGAAGAAAAAACACGACAAGGACAAGCCAGCGGAAAACTAG